The genomic interval TTACTCTTATGCTCTGATTCAGGCAAGCCGCCGCCCACATCTCAGATTATTACTGGAAAAAGGAGCCCCTTTATAAATCTTATTAAAAAGACATAAAGTTTAAAAGATGCAATGCTTTAGTCAGGTTTGGGTGATATTATGAAGAAGCTTATGAATTGGGCTGAGAAGAAAATCAGAAAAATGAGCATATGGACTTTCGGGCTGGTAAAGGCAGTTCTGGTTTTGCTTGGTATCATAGTCGGAGCTTACATCTCAACATTTGTCAGGCATTACATTTTGTATTTCGCGGCATTGTTCGCGGTGCTGTATGCGGCGCTGTGGTGTGTGCTGTTTAAAAAGAAATAAATTTGCATATAACGATGCCAGCACTCATTTGATAAGATGAGTGTTAAGAATATTAAATATTTATTTTTTCTCAGAAAGAATCTTATCTATCCTTTTCTTTGCGTCGTAATTGCCGCGGAAAGAGTTGTTCCTCACTCTTCTCGCAGCAAGCAGATATTTTAAGTTTACATCGTCAAGGAACACTGAGTCAGTTACATGATAGATGCTGTCCTGCAAAAATCCAAACCTGTTTTTGATGTAGTCCTCTTCAGGAAGTTTCGGAAATGCTTCCTTTATGTATTTTCTTGAGGCGCTCTGGACTCTTTCATCAGACGGAGTAAGGTAATAAACAGGCATTAAGTCAATGTCGCGCGACTCTTGCTCTCCAGAAGTGAACGAGCCGTAGATTATGAAGCCAGCAAAGTTTGGAAACTTTTCTGCCGCAGATTTAACAACATCATCAATTGTTTCAATTACCTGTTTTCTGTCCATAGATAAGCGATAAAGCGCGCAGGTATTTAAGGTTTTTGTTTTATTGTTATTAGTAAGTAGTAACATTTACTCAAAAGTCTTTTAAAGATACTACGAGTTCTTCTTTTGCAAAATGTCCCTCGAAAAGATTAAGGAAAGGATTCACCCAAATCTATACGATGCTCTATACAAGGACGGCATAAAGGAGCTGCGCCCAGCCCAGCGAAAGTCAATTGAGGCAGGGCTTCTTGAGGGGAAGAACCTTCTTGTGTGCACCCCCACTGCATCAGGTAAGACCCTTGTTGCTGAGCTTGCCATGCTCAACACAATTCTTCATCATCCCGGAAAAAAAGCAGTATACATCGTTCCATTAAAGGCTCTTGCATCAGAGAAGTTCAGGCAGTTCAAGGCGAAATACTCAAATCTCATAAAAATAGCGCTTTCAATAGGGGATATTGACTCTTCAGACCCTTATCTTTCAAATTATGACATAATAATCTGCACTTCAGAGAAGTTTGACTCATTAATCAGGCACCATGCCCGCTGGCTTTCCTCTGTTTCTGTTGTGGTTGTGGATGAGATTCATCTCCTTAATGACCCGGGAAGGGGCCCGACTCTTGAGATTCTGATAACAATGCTGAGAGAAATTCTGAAAGGGCTTCAGATAATTGCGCTCTCTGCAACAATAGGAAATCCAAAGGAGCTTGCCGAATGGCTTAATGCAGAGCTTGTTATAGATTACTGGCGCCCGGTAAAGCTTCAGAAAGGGGTTTATGTAGAGGACAGGGGAATGATTGAATTTGAGAAAGATGCCTGATTAAAGCCCTATGCTTTTCATGATTTTCTCAGAATTGAACTCTTCAAGATTCTCATATTTCTGCCCGACTCCCAGGTATATGATTGGCTTCTTTGTGACATAACTGATTGATATGGCTGCCCCGCCCTTCTCATCAATGTCTGCCTTTGCAAGGACTATTGCATCAATTCCAACTGCCTCATTGAAGCTTCTCGCCTGCTCAACGCAGTCGTTTCCTGTGATTGCCTCTCCTATGAAGATTTTCATGTCCGGGTTTGCAACCCTTGTTATCTTTTTC from Candidatus Woesearchaeota archaeon carries:
- a CDS encoding signal recognition particle-docking protein FtsY (signal recognition protein receptor; functions in the targeting and insertion of membrane proteins), which produces KKITRVANPDMKIFIGEAITGNDCVEQARSFNEAVGIDAIVLAKADIDEKGGAAISISYVTKKPIIYLGVGQKYENLEEFNSEKIMKSIGL
- a CDS encoding DEAD/DEAH box helicase, which codes for MSLEKIKERIHPNLYDALYKDGIKELRPAQRKSIEAGLLEGKNLLVCTPTASGKTLVAELAMLNTILHHPGKKAVYIVPLKALASEKFRQFKAKYSNLIKIALSIGDIDSSDPYLSNYDIIICTSEKFDSLIRHHARWLSSVSVVVVDEIHLLNDPGRGPTLEILITMLREILKGLQIIALSATIGNPKELAEWLNAELVIDYWRPVKLQKGVYVEDRGMIEFEKDA